The DNA window ATACATTGTTCAAATGACTTTGAGCATTTTCTTTTCATAAATgttatttccataaaaaaaataatcacaaagcCATCATACGATATATTTTACTGTTAGCTGTACTGCCTCCAATGTAAAGGCTAATACATTTGCTTTTCCACATAGTTGATGACATAAAAGGATTTTTAATTAGCATACCCCCCCCATTTAGTTATAGGTATTCTTAAATGGTGTGGTTGTCCAAATCCTcgttatttttaaaagaacaaatataGACTTTACAACTAAAATTCACAATCCTCACCTTCAACTTTTTCAAGTTATACACATTGACCTCACAGTGCCGATTTGCTGATGTCAGCCACTTCCCGTCTGCACTTGCAGCCACCAAATGAACAGGCGCAGAGGATCCTGTAAGAAGAAACAGGGCTAGCTAATGAAACACAAAGGAACTGGAGCACTTTCCTCAGCCACCAAATGTGCTTAATCTGACAAGCACAGTACTGCCGTCCACAGCCAACTACCATTCTTAGAGTAAGCAGCACGCTTCCGAAAAATAGCGTTAtaagtccccacgtgttgctacaactttttaaataacatacctttcatttttattttcattgttaacaaggTTTGAgacctgtcctctaaatcactgcaggaagagcattaaaaaaaacaaaaacaacaacataaaagtgctctggcttttctgttccataccacatcatggatcgttattgctgtgttacctgtttgacaatgtgggcaataatccttacactatcagtgcaatagagcggccattttgaaacagactttagttAGAAGTGTAAAGGGATGGAGCTCCCAAATGGcacatggggtgggggggggcataggccagccagggtgtcctcggctcactgcgcaccagtgaccagtgtagtctggccgggtgcctgcgggcttgcctgtaaacttcgttgtcctccgatgctatAGTTCCGAGGTGGCTGCATTGTGGGTCTACaatgtgaaaagaagcagtcggctgacggcacacgcttccaAAGGCAGCATGTATTCGTCTTTGCCGCTCTCAAGTCAGCGCAGAGGTGGTAGGGCTGAGCTaagcctaaaaaaataattggctactCTAAATTGGGAAAAATGATAAACAATTGGCAAAaatttgtagcaacacatggagacatatgtttatatatttttaggaaTGCCGCTACTTACTCCAGAACCGAGCAAAATCTGAAATtgaaatgaattttaaaaaagattCATTAAGACATAAAATGTTTCTAGTATGTATTAAGGGTTTCTcccatgctgtaaaatgctcctgTGGCTTAAACCGGTGGGTTATAGGTATATCAATTCTTTCACGTTTTGTCTTCTGCCTTACTAGAATAATGAAAGCAGTGATTGTTAAAATGCCACATGAAATTATTCTAGTATCTAGCAGGACTCTTCTATGGAAGACTCACTCACCTGACTTTGGTTTGAATGTGTGCACATGTTTGCACTCTGACCTGGACAGGCTGATTACATGGATGGTCGCCCGTTCAGAAGCAACAAAGAGCTTCGAGGAATCGGCTGAGAACTGAAGCTGGTGAGCGGACCTCAAAACTTTTGGGAGCTTCGAGACCTACAAGAGTGATTgatgatttaaatacatttttgaagttTCCTAAAAAGTCCTGCTGACAGAACTATAATATCCAATGTTCACCTCCCATTATTAACAATTTGAAAACATGTAGTACAACTATAActagggttcatacactttttcaacatcaaaattccacaCTTTTTCCATACTTCCAtttgtttcccagacttgtgttttagttagtttctactagttttttgatagttatccacataggcgggcagccgcagagcattatagctttttgatccagagcagaagttgctcctggttttctagaagtatttgtcagaatctggaggtgcatatctagcaagaaacaatgcaggtatgcaaaaaaGTAGTAAactacaatctaagaaatgtccaatatttgagaactacgttgcattatttacaagaacataaaaagttgtatactgcaaggaTACTTgagccaaaataggatagtacaatggtaccaatagtatactaaaaccaaataattttggcacaagtatacttgaagtacattacttttttgtaatgatccaaacttctttatactctctgttaaatgttgaacactatgggaggtgaaaagtaactataattaaacaacaaatgtgcacacattatatattaatatgtgcaagtgttgtatattaaacatacaccctcgctataacaaccctgtttgggtccaaagccttttgttcgctattcTAAAAGGAGAATCCAAAACGAACAacataagctgctggagtaagttaaagaagtcaccttggataaaggcatttgctaaattattaataatattagtactatTTTTActctgattttctttattattacagtatttgtcactactaccgctaataataataataataataataataataatagcaatgagattgtgaataaaagtagaattacaagtacaggaCCTATGTGTggcagtattctggctatatcctatttgCTGAAGAACACAACACCCCAACCCACCCCAAAAAAGCGCATcaaagttttagttttgttttaattgcaaatgttaatttaaatcttgattcctttttaaaaaaaaaaaaaaaaaaaaaaactttgccgtgctggttgcatagagctgtacgaAACATcagcagctgtttattttattttttaaatcagtatttaatcgtATAATGAAAACCTATAGCGAAGATGTAAACAGTAGatctacactcggctgacggtttggacccgagactgttgctgcactcagtactgtaagttacaagcaagcaccatacatttaaaataaaattaccggtacattttattaatcacactaaagaaatgaaaaaagcaacGTTAACATGCTATGTTTATACAAACCATAGAAAgcggggttttttttgttttgctttaaatccgagtcagtgataataacGAGCTTTTTTTCCCCTGGGTTTTGAAATAACGTTAACGTTTTAATAAAAGGTAATaagaagataacaaaatgtgaatcttggtgagcacaGTAACTTGTAATTCCAGGCTGTAACTTAGTTTAAGAAAATCACagccttcaatataaatgtatatactttggctgtcgcaGTGTCCATTTTGCCCTTCGTTTCACTGCAGTAGACAGAGTCATGGGAAATATACCAGTGCGCTGACTGGATAGGATTGCTCGAGTTGTCAGGacgttgtcaggggtgttacacaggGCAATCCTCTCGGGATTTGGTCGCAAGCAATATAGTTACTGCTAGTAAATTGCCTAGACAGTTGTCAGAGCTGCTGACCCGCTTTCGAGATCATttatcattaataaaaaataatcacggaattattttcattctcccATGATACTAGTAAAATGCCACACTTTGTCAAGACTCTCATAACAGAGACAAGGTTTTTCAAGCATTTCCAATGACCTGGAAATCAGTTTGGCATTTTTCCATACCTTTTCCAGACTTTCAGACTAGCGTACGAACCCTGTATAACAAATGTTCCACTATCAATAACTGGCTGATAAAAAAATCAATGATCATACAGTTTAAATAAGAATATGTATTCATATTTACAAAAAACGtgcttacattttaaatgcattaaataactttttcaaaaTACAGCATGTACATTTGTGCAAAATATCACACCTGCAATGCTAGATACAGTTTCTAGTAAGATTTTGGTTACAATCCTACCTTTGTAATACTGATGATGTTATTTTCACACTGGAGTTGATACAATCGGATGCTGGACACTGTGGAATAGGCAATCCAGTGCCCACATTCTGATATAGTGCTGCAGCAAATGTGATCGTCACcctggaaattaaataaaaaagtgtaaaaaagttaaaccactttgcTTTTTCCTTGAGATTGCACTccactgcagtgtttaaaaaaaaaaaaaatccaacagtaCCTTTCTCTTAAGCTGAAGAAGTTTCTCTGGTTTTCTTGTAACTGGTAAGCTTTCTCCTGGTTTTccttaaacaaacaagcaaaaaaaaacaaaagcataaacaCAAGGCTACCCAGACAATTTTTATCCAGAATTCCCCTGTATTTGTAACTTTGACTTAAACTACCAACAGacatcaataatacaaaaacatatttgcattAGCTTGTGATATAGCAGATTGATTCAATTCAAATTTTACAATTGCCCCGCTAAATTGTTGTTATAGAGGTATGATAAATATAAAAGAAGAAAGATTGTTTGATGGAACTCACCAATGGTGTCTGTGCCCCCCAGTCTCCATAGCTCCAGCTGGTCAGGGAACTGAAAGAGGAGGAGGCTGGGCTTCTTTGCACAAGAAACAAGACTCCGCtagagaaaaacaacaacaaaatgtggGTTCATCAATTCACTAAAATAAGATAAAAATCTTAAGTAAATTACAAGACCATTCCAGGACAATTCCAAGATCATCCTACCataagaaaattatttatttggtgCATTTTCCAGTTGTTGGATTTCACTAGAGTCATTTTCTTCAACTTTTCAGGTTTCAAGCCCCTCCTAAGTGCCCTGTCTGAATGACATCAGCTTGACTCACATACACCGTGTAATGTTCGCACACAGAGAAAGACAGACTGGCAGCTCCTATACCCCAGATTTTAAAGGTTTGATCAAGGGTAGCCAGGTGCTTCTCTTGATGCATGTAATAATAAGAGtatgacatactgtacatatgtattcATGTCACCAGAGACATGCATGTAAAAATACGCCTTGTAACTCCTTTCCCCTCGAGGAGAGAACCGTGCCATCAACCAGAAATGCAATCATGATTTTTCGATTCATTAATAATTGCTTGCCAGTGGTTCTATCATTACtggtggagaaaaaaataaatccaattgTGTGAAGTTGACTTACATGTGGGAAGATCACTTTCCGAAGTACTGATTCACTAGACTTGACTTCCACTTTATCCATCAGGGGACAAATCACAAGCTGCGTGTCCAGACCTGAAGCCAGAAAAGACAGTTTACCAACTTTTAGCCTTCCTATATCTATAGAtctgaataattattttgttgtattaaataCCACACAATACAGTAGTTGCCATAGCtcagaaatataaaaatggtcTAACTGTAATCAGACCTATAGCAGAGGAAGCAGCTTTACACTTTTAatcttaaacatatttaaaaaaaaaaaaaacacacacagatatattacaccaagcatcaaaagaaacttcactattaacacatttattaaaaaaaaacggtATATCAATGACagactgacaaaatgtttttggtttctttttaatcactcgatcattcatccttgaccatgacactcttgagtgactatgactgaagcatatgcacttaattacctaattagtgagacagttgactgGACACTGGAtacggagtgatttcagctgttgaattgcaagcttgaataaaagcaataaagaaaaaaacaggaaaaaaaaaaaaaacatgccacgtctgtcaagagagcagtgccttcgtgcaatcggcatgttggagggaCTAGGGTAGCGAactggctcgccatcttgggtgctcacagccagcaatttcaaacctggcgagatggtataaccagacacactctgttaataacaggccatgaactgggagaccaagagccacaacacctgcccaagatcgacaaatcattttgcagcatctttgtgatgtcagttgttaaatcagcacaataaaaagtcactgtatCTGCTCTTAAAACAgttgaattttatccaaatataagtgatacgtttcttttgatgctcagtatatattatCCAAgagcaaagaaccaaaaggttTTCAGCACAAAGGAAGTGCCAGCACTGCAGATGGTAACAGGTAAGAAACTCCCTTAGCTACCTACCCTTTATTACTTATGGGTAAGATGCTCAATTTGTCAGTATGAGAATACTAAATGCACAAAGTCATCCACTGTGAAGTTGACTTTATACTGTCAACATCTAGAAGACAGACCCTGTCGTAAGAGGGCAGAGGCTCACCTCCAGACACCACAGCTGTCCTTGTCTGTGTTACAGCCCTCACATCATGGGTGTGGTGTTTGAAGATCCTGGTTCTGACCCACTGGGTCTCCGTGTCTCCGATCTTTGGAGAGAGCAGCTGGAACTGAACCACTGTACCTTCTGATGTTCCAGCAACAATGCTGTCCTCATTCTGTAAATTAAAGTTGTTTAACAGTATGTATTTGATCTACCCACTGAGAATGGTGTACTACTGAAGGTTTGTAATGCTGATGAAAACAGCATCTGTCTAGTTTAAATATGACCTCTACAGCAACattagtgctttttatttttttaatgaaatcaatACCTTACCTCTGATACGGATAGTGATAAAACATCCCATTTCGACACCAGATGGGTTTTTATTAATGTTCCTTTGTTTGCATCCCAGAGCTGGACCTTCCCAGCAGAATCTCCGCTCACTATGGTGTAATCCGACAGGAAGGCAACATTCCACACCACACAGTCCTTATTGCAGGTCCCTGCTGACCCCCTATCCACCAGTATCCTCTGAACAGAATGacctgaaaacaaacagcaagtCAATACTCTACATCACAGAGTGCCTTACAGTATTCCCCCTTCATGGGCTGCTTTTTAAGACACTTAGATTGCAAGTGGCACTACAAGCAAATCTCAAAGTTTCTCAAACCTCacttctggaggcctgggttaGAATCTGGCCCAAGTCACATGTCAAATGGTCTCAATTCAGTATTTATTGGAGCAAAGGTAGGACAACAGCCACAGTGGAGAGAGTATCGTTTGATAGGCAACACGTGCAGTTTTCATTTGTCCCAATAAAAGTTCCTATTATGGGATATTTACTATTAgaaaagtatttttctttgtcAAAATCACTGAAACAGCACAACGGTGGCCTTAAACCCCCACACTTGTCATTGATTGGCCAGCGTAAACCAATCCACAGCGGCAACCAGTGCAAACTCTGTTCATAATCACAACACTGTGGAGACGGCACAGGACAAGTGCTTTTGAGTTTGCGCACTGCAGTTAAACAAATTGAACTCACCTGATTTGACATCAAACACTCGAATCACATCTAGTGAACCTGCAGCGATTAGCGTGCCGGACTTGTGCCACGAGAGGGAGAGGATGCGTCCTGAAAAGACAACAAATCAGACATTCTTGCTTTTAAATAAGTCTTCTTAATGCATTAATTGCTGTAGATCATTCCCTGTTTGATTCTCAAACAGGAAGttggttgctgattgcacctcttATGTAATCTATAAAATAGCTTACTACTAGGACTGGATTTCAGTATTTTTACCcctgtattaatttaaaaattaagtaTTTTTACTATAGCCATTGTAAAATCCAGACTGTGTTCTTAACCAAAGATATGCAGCAAGATGAAACAGAACTTAGTTTTGCTTGATTTTATACCATTTTTACCTGTTGTGGCATTTTATATGGATTTAACTAAAATAGCTCATATTAGAAAGATTGCTTGATTGTCTTGGATAAtctgttcattatttttatttatacatgatTTTGGACTCTCTGATCGGACCTACCTTTCTGTCGATCCAGGTTTCTCTCAAACTGAATTTTATCAGGTAAAATTTCAAACAGCTTCACAGACCCATCTTCACACCcaagctaaattaaaaaaagaacataaaataatataaaaaactacaaacaatGAATAAAGTATATTTACTATGCAGTTATATTTGGTTTTCTTCAATACAAATTACTGGGAacaaaaatattgtgtttttgcaACAGATCTTAGTAATGTGACATAAACGCTAATTAAAATGAACCTAacatattagtttatttattgaatcgcaacagtatttcagtttttggGTTCCGACCAAATCCTTCAGCGCACATTGTGAGCAACTATTCTGCAGCCCTGGTATGGTTTTGCAACTATGGCTCCCAGTTATAGCATTATAATAAGGAAGCACTATATAATGGCATCAAaataacatttactgtacatttatggtTAGATCTACTGACCGCAAAATGAGTCTCTTCAGAGTTGCAGGCTGCAGTCCAGATCGGTCCTCCGAAAGCATCCAGCGTGTATTTTGGGCAGAGTCGCTCCAGATCATACTCCACAACCTCCCCATTCAAACCAGCCGTGAAGAGACGATCACAGCCAACCCAGCAAATCGCTTCAATAGACCTGGAGTCATTTCCAGGGATCACCTGAAAAACAGCCAAATATCTAATAATGAAATTGCCTGAAATTGTATAATGTAATAGCTTTTGGAATACATTACTGGTGTGTGTTACACCTCAGGATATGTGTAAGACGAGTCTTGTTTAGAGGGCATTGTATTAAAAACCACTGAATCAGATGGTCTTAAGTGAGGAATTAGCTATGGCTAAAGGGGTCAGTAATTGGACTGTCGATGCATTTCTCCACAATGTACCTTTTCCTGGAAGTAGTTGTTGGAGAAGTTGAAAATCTCCACTGTTCCATCCAGTCGTGCAAGGGCCAGCCGGTCAGCCTTGCTGTTGAAGGCCATGCAGCGAATCCCTGAGGGCATGAAGTCGAAGAAACGCACCCGGTGAACCTTAAACTCCCCCATCCTTCAGCTGAAATTCAAACAAGTTtgagactgaaaaaaaagaaattcaaacagATAAAGTACATAAAATACACTAGCATTCAAGACCAAAGGTCTTTTTAGTCTTTCTTATCTGATGAAGGGACTTTTCTGGTCTTGACGACTAGTGTATTTGAGATACCTATTCAGCTGATCCTTTTGTAAAGGTATCAAGCAGGACGAATATGTTCTATCTGTGCTACTGTAGACAGTTTAATTCTGTGGTTGTGGTTGGTTCTGGTAGCAATATGTTGTACTGATTAATTAGCATTTTCACAAGTTCAATTCTCACACCAGTTTGTGTGGCTTCACTATAATATCAAACATTCATTATTAAAGCAGATGAGTGTTTTTGTCTGACGACTTGTTTTATAAGAATTACAGTTACATATTAGGCATGGTGTATATAGTTTCAGTATAGTACCTTACATTTTAAAATCGGATACTGTTCACAGCCGCTCCCTGTGCCACATGCTGCTAGATTCTTAACATCAGTACCCACCTAACTTACTTTCACAGTAAACCCTGCTTTTCTTGCtcagatgttattttttatatttaccgttacttgattatttgttttgatttagtaCATCATCACCCTTCTAGCCTTCATTCCAAACTTAGCTGttatactttaaaatgaaaaaaagggtaAATCACACACATGGAACTATAACGCCGGGGTCTCGCACATTTTATTCGAAGCTATAATAACTACGGTACCGTAATCACTACGTGAACCTCTGTAAACATAATAACAGATTAAAGTAATGCTTAGTTAgttttatacataaacaaaaacaagtaccgGTGTGGTAACTtctactgacacacacacacaaacaaacaaacaaaaacggctTAACTGCATTTACATTACTAAACTAAATCTACCTGggtaataaaaatgtgtaagGAGTATTCTTACATATTTGTGTTTTCCAGTCTTTCTTtacttgctttttatttaaattttcttatTTTGTGCTTTTTCTTGAATCCATTCCAGCGAGATCCTAACACACACCAAACTCCCCCACAAGGGTACCACGTTGAAAACCTTCAACCCGGAACTGGAAGCAGTCAACATTCACCGATTCCGGATCCATGTGGTTGCTGTGGGACGCTGGCGGGAAGTTTGTTTGTCTGAGAGATAGAGCTGGTTATCTAGGCACAGCAAAACGTGGAACGgtaatgttaaaatgttgtagtttgtgctgtgttttatatacTACTCTACACACATGATAGCCACCTCAGTACGTTGATAAATGGgtgttatatgtatattatagtttCATATAAATCTGGTAGTGTGCCTCTTTTGGTTTTGTACTTGGCGCTTGTATAAATTAAGTGAAGTTCTTAACAAAGTTGTATAATCAAGTAAACGTGTCAGTGTAATGTGGACTgttcaaaatatacaaatgaaaaatacGTCAGTATTTTGCTCATATTTAGTTTCAGTGACAGGAGTAATTTGATAACCCACCGTTGACGTAATTGCGTTTAACAACTAGAAAAACGACA is part of the Polyodon spathula isolate WHYD16114869_AA chromosome 13, ASM1765450v1, whole genome shotgun sequence genome and encodes:
- the LOC121325702 gene encoding U3 small nucleolar RNA-associated protein 4 homolog encodes the protein MGEFKVHRVRFFDFMPSGIRCMAFNSKADRLALARLDGTVEIFNFSNNYFQEKVIPGNDSRSIEAICWVGCDRLFTAGLNGEVVEYDLERLCPKYTLDAFGGPIWTAACNSEETHFALGCEDGSVKLFEILPDKIQFERNLDRQKGRILSLSWHKSGTLIAAGSLDVIRVFDVKSGHSVQRILVDRGSAGTCNKDCVVWNVAFLSDYTIVSGDSAGKVQLWDANKGTLIKTHLVSKWDVLSLSVSENEDSIVAGTSEGTVVQFQLLSPKIGDTETQWVRTRIFKHHTHDVRAVTQTRTAVVSGGLDTQLVICPLMDKVEVKSSESVLRKVIFPHRSLVSCAKKPSLLLFQFPDQLELWRLGGTDTIGKPGESLPVTRKPEKLLQLKRKGDDHICCSTISECGHWIAYSTVSSIRLYQLQCENNIISITKVSKLPKVLRSAHQLQFSADSSKLFVASERATIHVISLSRSECKHVHTFKPKSGSSAPVHLVAASADGKWLTSANRHCEVNVYNLKKLKHHCTVPVYNSLPSAMAVHPETNNLLITHADQQMFEFSIVDKQYTDWSRKLQKEGLHKCRLKWGTPITHIAFNPQAPSQVILHDMHMFCIIDQSLPLDGLKAQFYSQLTSKDVSESDRPHKNNALKICNKYQPLLHVNLLEDDWLVVVERPLIDIHSQLPAPVRQKKFGT